The following proteins are encoded in a genomic region of Synechococcus sp. ROS8604:
- a CDS encoding sodium-dependent transporter, with protein MALKEHWRSGLGFVLAAAGSAVGLGNLWGFAYRASQGGGGAFLLLYVLIVLVVCLPVLVAEMVLGRSTTQSPLLAPVAAAGEAWRPMGWLFVLASCGILAFYAVLMGWTGHTLIHALRVGLPDDMETAKSLFGSVSTGNSALLGQGGSLALTAAVVAAGVQGGIERLSRWALPLLFGLLVGLALWAATLSGAMGGYQTFLLRWDPAQLLNPTTIRNAFTQAFFSIGTGIGCILAYSAYLKSSARLPREAIAVVGLDTAVGLLAGLITFPVVISFGLQETVSESTVGALFLAIPTGLASLGAAGRLVAVLFFSLAYLAAITSSVSLLEVPVASLMDRLGWSRRRSAWLMALLIFIAGLPAAMSIPVLEAMDSIFGGVLLILGGLLITLLVGWVVPKRFRDDLQTSKTSGGLIRLMLFFLRWVSPVVITAGLVISVVDLWRQCFPAA; from the coding sequence ATGGCGCTGAAGGAGCACTGGCGGTCCGGATTGGGGTTTGTGTTGGCCGCGGCTGGTAGTGCCGTGGGTTTAGGCAACCTCTGGGGCTTTGCTTATCGCGCCTCCCAGGGAGGTGGAGGCGCCTTCTTGCTGCTGTACGTCCTGATTGTGTTAGTGGTCTGCTTGCCCGTGTTGGTCGCAGAGATGGTGCTGGGTCGCAGTACGACCCAAAGCCCTTTGCTAGCTCCTGTTGCGGCGGCGGGAGAGGCGTGGCGGCCGATGGGATGGCTGTTTGTGCTCGCCTCTTGCGGAATTTTGGCGTTTTATGCGGTGCTGATGGGGTGGACGGGTCACACCCTCATTCATGCCCTACGGGTGGGTTTGCCAGACGATATGGAGACGGCCAAATCGCTGTTTGGCTCGGTGAGCACGGGAAATAGCGCCCTGCTCGGTCAAGGGGGCAGCCTTGCCTTAACCGCTGCGGTGGTGGCCGCGGGCGTGCAGGGAGGAATCGAGCGTCTATCGCGCTGGGCTTTGCCTCTGTTGTTTGGGTTGTTGGTTGGTTTGGCCCTTTGGGCCGCCACGTTGTCTGGGGCTATGGGGGGATATCAAACCTTTCTGTTGCGTTGGGATCCAGCTCAGCTGCTCAACCCCACCACCATTCGCAATGCGTTTACCCAGGCTTTTTTCTCGATCGGCACTGGAATCGGTTGCATCCTTGCCTATTCGGCCTATTTGAAAAGTAGTGCGCGTCTGCCGAGGGAAGCGATTGCGGTGGTGGGTTTGGACACAGCCGTAGGTCTGTTGGCTGGACTGATTACATTCCCTGTGGTGATCAGCTTTGGTCTGCAGGAAACGGTGAGCGAGTCCACTGTTGGGGCCTTGTTTTTAGCGATTCCCACCGGACTTGCTTCCCTTGGCGCTGCAGGGCGCTTGGTGGCCGTGCTCTTCTTTTCCTTGGCCTATCTCGCTGCGATTACGTCATCGGTTTCGCTGCTGGAAGTCCCCGTGGCTTCCTTGATGGATCGCTTGGGCTGGTCCCGCAGACGATCGGCATGGCTGATGGCATTGCTGATCTTTATCGCAGGTCTCCCCGCGGCGATGTCAATTCCGGTGTTGGAAGCGATGGATTCAATCTTTGGGGGTGTGCTGCTGATTTTGGGAGGACTGTTAATTACCCTGCTTGTGGGCTGGGTGGTTCCGAAGCGGTTTCGGGATGATCTTCAGACATCAAAAACATCAGGGGGATTAATCCGCTTGATGTTGTTTTTCCTGCGCTGGGTATCTCCTGTTGTGATCACGGCTGGCTTAGTCATCAGCGTTGTTGATTTATGGCGTCAATGCTTTCCAGCGGCTTGA
- a CDS encoding DUF2721 domain-containing protein — protein sequence MEFTTLHPESLSKAIQLSVSPVFLLAGIGALLNVLSARLARVADHSRRLSELDARGDDFERRHCKRRMQHILRAIWLLTCATLLLSIVVSAMFMSVITQVNLTAIVAPLFITTMGMLMMASVSFLLEVRLASEFVQRKF from the coding sequence TTGGAATTCACAACTTTGCATCCTGAAAGCCTGTCTAAGGCCATTCAGCTCTCGGTCTCACCGGTGTTTTTGCTTGCCGGGATTGGGGCCCTTCTCAACGTTCTGTCAGCCAGGCTCGCCAGGGTGGCTGATCACTCTCGCCGGCTCAGCGAATTGGATGCCCGAGGAGATGACTTTGAGCGCAGGCATTGCAAGCGGCGCATGCAACACATTCTTCGGGCGATCTGGCTCCTCACCTGCGCCACCCTGCTTCTTTCCATTGTGGTTTCAGCGATGTTTATGAGTGTGATCACTCAAGTGAATCTCACTGCAATCGTTGCGCCTCTGTTTATTACCACGATGGGAATGTTGATGATGGCCTCCGTCTCATTCCTCCTAGAAGTTCGCTTGGCGAGTGAATTTGTGCAGAGAAAGTTTTAA